The Amycolatopsis nigrescens CSC17Ta-90 genomic interval GTGCTCGGTGTGCGCGGCCCACCATGCGATCGTGGCCGGCAGCGGGCCGGAGCCGGTGATCTCCGGTGGGCAGTCGTGCGGCGGGTAGGGCGAGCGGTGCCCGGTGTCCACCGACAGCCAGCTCGGCACCGCCGACTTCTCCGTGCCGAAGGGATCGTCGGGCATCTCCAGCGCGCCCGAAGCCAGCGACAGCACCGCGGACGGGCCGAGCACCACCGGCAGATCCCGGTCGAGGTCGGCCGGCGAGCAGGTGCCCCGCCACGGGGCCGCGGGCTCCGGCCAAAGGTGCTCGTCGAGCGTGACGACGACCTCCGCGCAGGTCGTCAGCGCATAGGTCTTGCTGGACACACCGGCCTCGGTCTCGGTGCGGACGATGCCGACTTCGGAGCGCGCGTCCCGGTGCAGCATCCGGGGCAGCTGCCGGAGCAGCGCGTCGTGCAGCTGCGCCGCCGGCCGCTCGAGATCGGCGTCTTCGAGACCTTCCGGGGCTGCGATGCGCACGTCCAGGCCATCCGGGCGGGGATCGATCGAGCAGGCCCACCGGTGCCGCCGGGTCGGCGCGTCGCCGGTGCGCCGCACCAGCCGGACCTCACGGCGAATCGTGGCTGTGGTCGCTGTGGGCACTGTGGACACTGCCGCCTCCGCGGAAGGAAGTGCGTCGGTGGGGCTCATGAGACCAGGCTCAGTGCCGAAAGCCGCATCGCCGGCGTCACGGTGCCGACGTCGAACAGGAGCTGGCCGGCCTTGCCGCACATGGCGTTCGGACTGCGTTCGGCCTGGTTGCCGAGCTCGGCCAGATCGGTGAGCAGATCCAGCTTGCCGTCCACCTGACTACCGGTGAAGTAGTGGCCGGTGCGGCGCCCCTGCCGGATGTACTCGCCGAGCACGATGTGCGCCGAGACCCGGGTGCCCTGCCGGTAACCGTCGGCGAGCCGGTGCACGTAGACACCGGAGGTCAGCTCGCCGACGAGCGCTCGCTCCGGCCGCTGCCCGGTGGCGCAGACCAGGTTCGAGACCCGAGGAATGGGGCTGTCCCAGACCTGCGCGGCCCGCGCGTTGCCGGTCGGCATGGTGGCCGCCGCGCGGGCGGTTTCCCGGCTGTGCAACTGGGCGACCAGCACGCCCCGACGCACCACCTGGGTCGAGCCGAGGCTGAGCACACCCTCGTCGTCGTGATGGCGGCGGTCGCTGTCCTCGTCCGGGTCCGGTTCGTCCACAACGGACAGACACTCGCCTGCGATGCGGGTGAACAGGCGGTGCACCGCGGGCGCGCCCACATGCATGGCCTCGGCATAGTGGCCGACCGCCTCGTGCAGCAGCACCGCGGCCGCCTGCGGGCTCAGCACCGCGGGCGGCCGCCCGCGGACCGGCCCGGCCGCCGAGGCCAGCGCGCCGCGGGTCCAGGCCATCGTCTCCGCCAGCGCGCGGTCCTCCAGCACCGCCAGCCCGTTTCCCCGGCCGCTCAGCCCGATCGGCAGCGTCCGGCCGTTCTCCGTGACGGTCTTGCCGGTCAGCGCGAAGACCGTGCGTACGCCCTCGCTGACCGCGCCGGCGCCGGTGACCGCACACCGGCCGGTCGCGACGGCCCGGTGCTGGAGTACGACGTCACCGCCGATCCACCCGATGAACTCCGCCAGCCGCCGCTCGATCTCCTCGTGGCCGGCCGGCCACGGCGGTTCCGGGGCCACCGGCCCGTCCTGCGTGCCGCTGAACAGGGTGCTGCCCCGGTCGTCACCGAGATCGTCGCGGCCACCGGTGAACTCGCAGCGTTCGCGGCGGACCGGCACCCGGCCCGGTGAGCCGGTGAGCACGCCCACCGATCGCGCGTGCTCCCGCCGGCGGAGTTCCATCACATCGCGTCCGTCAACAGGTCCAGCTCGGCGGCGGAGGTGGCCGAACCCGGCCCGTCGAGCACCACCTCGGCCGGGTGGTCCTTGCCGAGGAACCTGGTCACCATCGACCGGCAGTAGGCACCCGCGTTGCCGAACACCAGCGTGTCGCCGACCTTGGGCAGCGGCAGGGAAAGACCGCGTGCCAGGAAGTCCTGCGAGTAGGTCGAGCTGCCGCAGAGATAGACCGGCCGGTGATCCGGCGGCGTCCGGGAGTCCCGCCCGACGATGCCGCAGGGATGCTCGGCGCGGTCCGGGTACATCAGCGGCCGGGGGAAGACGGCCACCGAGGCGTTGGTACCGACGAAGATCCGGTCGGCGCGTTCCTTCACGTCCACCACGGTCACGAAGAAGTGCCCGCAGCTCGCGGCGAGATAGCGGCCGGGCTCGATCAGGAACCGGACCGCGCGGCCGGTCCGCCGTTCCAGCGTCTCCAGGTGGGCGCGGACCCCGCGGCTGTAGGCGTCGGTGTCGAACGGCGGTTCGCCCGGCATTGCCACGCGGAACCCACCACCGGCGTCGATGAAGGTCAGGTCCGGCAGCGCGGTCGCCACTTCGGCGAGCCGCCCGATGCCCTCGACCAGCGGCTCGACCGGCAGGTTGGTGCCAAGGTAGGAATGCACCCCGCCGATGCGCAGCCCGTGCTCACGCGCCGCGTCCACCGCCGCGGGCAGCTCGGCGGGCAGGACCCCGAACCGGTAGCCGGGATCGTCGCGCAGGGTGTCCCCTTCGGCGAAACCGACGCTGACGCGCAGCCCCACCTCGTGCCCCGGCCCCGCGGCCACGCCGAACCGGCGGACCTGCGCGACGGAGTCGAGCACCACGCGCACGCCGAGGTCGGCGCAGTGCCGCATCTCCTCGTCGACCATGTTGCTGGACGCGTACACCAGCCGGTGCGGGGGCACCGCGCTGCCGAGTGCGATGTCGAGGTGCTTGCGCGAGTTCACGAACACGCCGTGGCCTGCCGCGCGGATGCAGTCGATCACCCGCGGGTGGTCGTTGGCCATGCTGGCGAAGTGAATGCTCTTGCGGGCGATGGGCAGCGCGCCGATCTCCGCGCAGCGGGCGCGGAGTGCGGCCAGGTCGTACACATAGGTCGGCCGGTCTTTCGCCGTGCCGGCCGCGACGATATGCGCGGGAAGGCGGCCGAGACCGGCGACGGGCACAGCGTCGGGCACAGCGTCGGGCACAGCGTCGGGCACAGCGTCGGGCACAGCGTCGGGCACAGCGTCGGGCACAGCGTCGGGCACAGCGTCGGGCACAGTGTCGGGCACGGCGTCGGGCTGGGTGCTCATCAGGACTCCTCCCGCACCAGGCGAACCTGTTCGGCATCGGGGCCGTGCTCGCCGACCAGGACGGTGGGATTCTCCATCACCCGTTCGCGGAACAGTTCCTCGCGCCGCAGCACCGACCGGCGCTGGAACTCGGTGGCGCCGCAGCCGTCGAAGGTGTTGTTGTAGACGCTGGAGCTGCCGGGGCAGCGGCTCGTGC includes:
- a CDS encoding metallopeptidase TldD-related protein codes for the protein MELRRREHARSVGVLTGSPGRVPVRRERCEFTGGRDDLGDDRGSTLFSGTQDGPVAPEPPWPAGHEEIERRLAEFIGWIGGDVVLQHRAVATGRCAVTGAGAVSEGVRTVFALTGKTVTENGRTLPIGLSGRGNGLAVLEDRALAETMAWTRGALASAAGPVRGRPPAVLSPQAAAVLLHEAVGHYAEAMHVGAPAVHRLFTRIAGECLSVVDEPDPDEDSDRRHHDDEGVLSLGSTQVVRRGVLVAQLHSRETARAAATMPTGNARAAQVWDSPIPRVSNLVCATGQRPERALVGELTSGVYVHRLADGYRQGTRVSAHIVLGEYIRQGRRTGHYFTGSQVDGKLDLLTDLAELGNQAERSPNAMCGKAGQLLFDVGTVTPAMRLSALSLVS
- a CDS encoding diaminopimelate decarboxylase family protein, with protein sequence MSTQPDAVPDTVPDAVPDAVPDAVPDAVPDAVPDAVPDAVPDAVPVAGLGRLPAHIVAAGTAKDRPTYVYDLAALRARCAEIGALPIARKSIHFASMANDHPRVIDCIRAAGHGVFVNSRKHLDIALGSAVPPHRLVYASSNMVDEEMRHCADLGVRVVLDSVAQVRRFGVAAGPGHEVGLRVSVGFAEGDTLRDDPGYRFGVLPAELPAAVDAAREHGLRIGGVHSYLGTNLPVEPLVEGIGRLAEVATALPDLTFIDAGGGFRVAMPGEPPFDTDAYSRGVRAHLETLERRTGRAVRFLIEPGRYLAASCGHFFVTVVDVKERADRIFVGTNASVAVFPRPLMYPDRAEHPCGIVGRDSRTPPDHRPVYLCGSSTYSQDFLARGLSLPLPKVGDTLVFGNAGAYCRSMVTRFLGKDHPAEVVLDGPGSATSAAELDLLTDAM